The Suncus etruscus isolate mSunEtr1 chromosome 15, mSunEtr1.pri.cur, whole genome shotgun sequence genome contains the following window.
tttctcttgagagaggtcacatccagcattgccTTTGTCTGCCCTGCCAGCCTTCTGCCCAGCTTCCAGCCCCTCCGCCCCCTTGGCCCAGTCCCTTATGCTCTGCAAGGCCTATGCAGAGAATTTGCTTTGTTTGAGCCTCGCCTCGCTGGTGAAAGGAGTCTGGGGGTGCAGGAGCCCCCTCATGTTCAGGACCAGCAGAGACCGATTGGAAAAGTTGGATAAATCTCATCTTTGGGGCGAAGCTTTGGTTACAGGCGCCAAGGGCTGAGCACAGAGTCGGTGGAGCTGGAAAGCCACAGCCCGCCTCCCGCAGAGCATGATTGGCTGCGCCTCTTTGACAGGCAGGTCGTGCGCCCAATGAGGTGGCGCGTTGCTTTGGTCACATGATTCCTCTCGGAAGTCTCCGGTTTCAAGAGGCCCACCCTGGATCTGGGTTCATGTCTCCAGTGGTGTTTGCAGGGGGAACTGACTAAAGCTTTGTGAAGCTTATGTCTCTTATGtcagagacaccccccccccccaatcacagGCTGAGGTATCCCCCCCAGGGAGATCAAAGGAAATTTCTCCACACACACCCAGATCCTGACTTGTTCCCCTCCCTTGATAGGCAGCTCACTACCCTCTCTGGCCTTGGGTTCGAGGCCCCACATTCAGCCTCGCTCCTGGACATCCCCAGGCCGAAGCTCTCGCTGACCCTCGGCCAGGAAGATGTGCAGGGCCCGATGCAGCAGATACACACCCAGGCGGCAGCGCCGGGCCAGGGGCCAGCTGGCGGCCACCCCATAACAATGGCCTTGCTTCTGGTTGGTCAGCGCTCCGAGCCCTGGAGAAAGGCAGGGAGAGGTCAGGGCACCTTGGGGAGCCCCAGGGCTACCTCTGAAGAGTGGTGGGTCCCTGGTACCCTCGAGACAGTGGGGCTTGATGGCCAGTGTGCAGGGAGCTGGTGCTCAGGTTCCTCCCCCCAAATAATGTACATCCTTGGCATTGCTGCAGTGGGCCCCCCACAACGAACCAGGAGGACCCCAACACTGCCACGTGGGGCCTGAGGAACAAACTAGCCTCCCCAAATGGGCTTAAAAAGCATATGGGGGGCAGAGCAAAAGCAtaatggggagggtatttgccttgcactcagctgaccagggtttgatccctggcatcccataggatcccctgagcctgtgaggagtgacttctgatcacagagccaggagtaacccctgagagctgacaGGTttggcccaccccacccccccaaatatcACTTAAAtaggatcagagaaatagtacagtggagaaggcgttttgtcttgcatgtggataaccagggttcaatccctggcatctcatatggtctcccaagactgtcagaagtgatccctgagcagaaaactagaagttaaccctgagtatcgctgggtgtgggtcccaaataaataaacaaatcactcacataggggcctgagcaatagcatagaggtcAGGGGACTGGCTTTGCATatttctgacccaggttcaatccctgacatcccacagaTAGGGTCTTtcgagcactgccgggagtgatccctgagacccTGCTGTTGTGCCCCCCCACATCcatacataaaacaaacaaaaattaaagacaagGTCAGTTCAGCGGATTGGAGCCTAGCTTCAGACACTGCAGAAACTGGGGAGCACAGACACAGATGAGTTGAAGGTGCTCACTTGCAGGCCTTGAGACTGCAGAGGCCCAGCCCCAGCACCCTGTTATCAGCACCCCAGCAGCAGCAAAGAGCAGAGGACACAAGGGGAGGATCACCCACCTAGCGCCGCCACCAGGCAGGCCTCCCGGGTGTATGCCTCGGCCGCCACAGTGTGCTGGAAACAGTGGAGGGAGACCACGCCACGGCCGGCCGCCCAGATGTCCAGGATCCGCTGCACCTTCGGGGAGGGCTAGGGGTGCCGGGGGTGAGGCACTGCtgtctccacctcctcctcccacGCCCCCACCACCACTCCCTCACCTGTCTCCCTGGGCGTCCCAGGTGGCCCAGGGCTTCCCACAGGTGGGAATCTGGCCGGGCCCGACTCCCCTTGCCCACATAGAAGATGGCGCGGACGAAGGTGCGGAGGCGGCCGGTGGGGCCCAGGGTGGCGGCTCGGGATGGCAGGTCCTGCGTCTCCCTGAAGGGTGAGAGGGAGCTGGGGGGACAGAAGGGCGAACCTGCCCCTTCTTGGACCCTGTCGGCTCTAGAGAGGCCCAGGGAAGGACTGTCCCaagtgtgctttttgtttttttgggggtcgaCACATGCGATTCTCaggcagggctcactcctgggtctgtgcttgggtctcactcctatctctgtgctcagggctgactcccagCTCTGTCCTAGGGAATtgctactggcagtgctcagagagacCCTatggggatgctggaaatcgaggccggatcatctgcatgcaaggccaacagcGTCCTCATGATTCTCCAATCTCTCAACTCCCCAAATGTTCTTCCTTTAGTcgaacaaatatttatatatggggTCGGAGCGGggacgcagcggtagggcatttgccttgcacgcagctgacccaggacggaccgcagttcgatccccggtgtcccatatggtcccccaaacctggagcgatttgtgagcatagccaggagcgtcaccgggtgtggcccaaaataaaaaaaaatcatatataaccAGGCCAGTGATGGCCCATGGGGCCACAGCCCAGACCCTTCGTGTGGGGGCTCCTGCACCCCCAGCCACTGAGTTCACCCAACTCTCCCCACACACTGCAGGGGGTGGCCTCAAAACCACACACACGGGGCAGTGACCAAAGAGGGTGACCTCTCCTCTGAAGACATACAACATCTCTGAGGCCCTAGGGACACCCTCTGCTGTCCGGggcggggtcacacctggggtccAGCAGTAAGTAGGTGAAACTGGCCTTGGCCACGCCCCCCCGCCAGGCCCTGCGCAGATCCGGCCTCTCGAACTGGCTGGTCAGTACGTCCTCGTCCGCCTGCGCGTCAGGGATCTGGCCGGTCCGTAGGGCCTCCGCCAGCTCGGGGCTGTGCCTGGAGAAGTCGGGGCCTGAACGGGGAAACTGAGTCACGGGGAAGCAGAGATGGGTCAGAAAAGGTGACCCCAGATGCCCAAACTCACCGCGGGCAATGCGGGCCTCCTGCAGGCGCCGGACATAGTGAGGGCGCGTGAAGGGCGTGACCGGGCCCGGGGTGGCCCCCAGGGCGCGCAAGCCCCGCAACAGCTCCAGGTCCGACTCGGGGACACCCGGGGgctccccagcacccacctcgCACTCCGTCTGTGCCGGCCACAGGGCGGTCAGGGCACCGTCCAGGCAGGACTCAGTGCCCAAGGATGCTCTCGCGGGGCTCGGGGCCCGGAGAGCTGACGGGGTGTCCAGAGTCAGCGCCTGGAGACGCACGCCCAGCTCTTTCTCAGGGACACCGACCTGTTCCAGCTCTGGCCCAGCGTCCAGGGACCCACGTCCAGCAGGTGTAGATGCACCCGGGACAGGGTCCTCAACTGCCGTGACGAAGGAGGCATCCTCCGAGCTGCCCTCGAGGACCGGCGGGGGGTGGGCACAGCAGTTTGGGGAGCCCGGCCCTGCCTCCCCACGGGCATCCCTGCCCCGCTGCCCTGGGCTGTCCAGGGCCCGGCTGGAGGCGGGTCCCATTCCCTGAGCGGAGTCTGGCTGGGGTGCAAAAGAGGTTGTCCGAGAAAGAGGTGCGTCAGGGTCCGGCTGCTGAGTCTCCGGGGCGGTCACTAGGGGTGTCCAGGTGCGCACAGGCGGCGCCAGGCCCTGCAGGACTCGAACACAGGCCTCGTGGCCCTGCTGTTCGGCCAAGTCCAGAGCTCTGAGTCCGTCCTGTGTGGATCCAAATCATCAGCCTTGAGCACCCCGGACCCTGCGCCACCACGGGCCACCCGCATCCATCACCGCACCCTACGCACCTGGTCCTGCAGCTCGGGGTCGGCTCCGCGTCTCAGCAGCAGCTCCAAGCCCCGGCGGCAGCCCCAGGCGGCAGCCACGTGCAGCGGGGTCAGGGCCTCGGCAGACCTGGGAGCCCAGTGGTCAGCGGGGGCTGCACTCCCGGGTACACCTAGGAGTCCAGGATCCGGCGCGCGCCACCCAAAAGTCGCTTTGGACTCGCCTTGCTTTGCTCTCTAGGCCACACCCGAGctgactcctgggtctgtgctcagggagccatctgGTGGGTGCTCAGAGGGGACCCCGCTGGGATGTCAGAGATGGAGAGATGGAACCCGGCGTGGCCACCTGCGAGGCTGGCGCGCCCTCCGCTCCCTGCTGCGCTACAGGTCGTTCCAATCCCGACCCCAAACCTTGGAGCCCCGCGGTCCCTCCAGCCCCAGGGCTCACCGTGCGTTGGGGTCCCCGCCGGCCCGCAGCAGCGCGGTCAGGCAGCGCAATGGCCGGGGTCGCCGGGCTCGGGCCGCCAAGTGCACGGCCGCCGCGCCGTCCTCCAGCACCAGGTTGGGGTCCGCGCCCCGGCGGAGCAGCTGGTCCACGGCCCTGCGGATGGTGGCTAGCCCGTGAGCGCAGGGCGCACTGGATCGGGACCGGACCGCGCCCTCCCTGCGCCCTGCCCCACGCGTGCCCTGCCCAAAGCCCGCCGTGCGCCCTGCCCCCGCGCCCGCCTCTGCCCGGCCCTCACCGCGGCTCCTCGGCCCGCAGCGCTGCCCGCAGCTGCAGGGCCAGCTCGGCTCCCGCAGCGCCCATGGCCCCGGGCCGGACCGTCCCCTCCCGGGCCCGGGGCTTTCCAACTTCCCGCGGCGCCGCGGTACGCACGCGCCGGACCGCCCCTCCGCGCCCCGGCAGTGCCCGCCCCTGGGATCCCCAGCCCGGTGACCCGCGCGCCACCCGGGCGGTGCCCAGGCAAGCGCCTGGCAAGGCCGATAAGGGCCCCCCAGGTGGGTGGAGCCAGGCGGGCCGAGGTGGGGCTGGGATCCCCGCCGCCCCTGCCACCCTACCCAGGGCCAGGATGCCCCAAGCGTCGCCAAGCCTCCCTTCTGCCCAGAGGGACCCCGCGGGTCCATGTGGCTCCGGAGCCTTTCATGATTTTGGAGCCTGTTTCCCCTTCTGCGGTGGGAGGAGGTTGTGGAAATTTAGGACCCAGCTTTGCGCACAGTTGACTGGGGTTTGACACCCCCATATCCCAAATGGCACCTGAGCGCAGAGCCCCGTGGTATCACACAATCTCCTTGCCCTGAGTGACCCCCCTGAGCATCGGCTGAGGGcccaaaatccttaacaaaatgtggctggagtggtagcacagcagaagggtgtttgccttgcaggccgctgacccaggacgggcctgTGGATGGGAGCATCCTATATgagcccccgagcctgccaggggcggtttctgagcaaataaccaggagcaacccctgagcatcactgggagtggcccaaaatccggaaaaaaaatttttttccaagtcCCACTCTCCCCCACTAAAAcacctcaaaaccaaaccaaacaaacaacaacaacaaaaaaaaagcggGCTGGGATCTGGCTCAAAGAGCTGCAGGAGTCTAGCCCGGGCATTTCTCCTCTCAAGACTCCAGTGTGGCAACACCCCAGGCCAGTGACAGCAGGAAAGAGCCAGGCCTGAAATGCCTTTCTACCCCACAGGCCCGCCTTAGGCTGGACACAGCCCTGCCTGACACCGCCTGGGGGCTTCCAAGAAGGATCATTTTCTGTGTTCCCCAGCCCCCCTTTGGTCCCCACAATCCCAAAGCAAAGGCTGTTTGAGTCTGAAGGTCTTGGGGCCTTTATTTcgaggaaagaataaaaatgccAGTTGACAAATGACGGGGCTGGAAAtaaggggggtggggggtgtccgGAGTCCCTGGGGTGCCCTTCTGGGGCccccaggacacacacacacacacacatgtgcatgcaTTTCTGTGTGCTGGGTGCCCCAGGAGCCTTTGGGGATCAGCAGGCAGTGGCGCCAGTGAGTCAGATGGTGGCGCCCGGTCACACCGTGGCCTCCACTTCTGCCGTGGCCTCCTCCTCGTCCCCACCCAGCAGGCTGTAGGACGCATGGCCCTGGCAGGGCCGCTGCAGCGGGTGGGCCAGCAGCTTGGCCATGCAGTTGTGCAGCTCCAGAGCGGGCCCGGTCAGGGCCACCTCGTACTTGTAGCTGGTCCCCTTGGTGTCCAGGCTGCCCATGAAGGCGAACATGTCCTAGGGATGGAGAGAAGAGGGGCAGGTGATGCGGTGGCACCCCA
Protein-coding sequences here:
- the ANKLE1 gene encoding ankyrin repeat and LEM domain-containing protein 1; translated protein: MGAAGAELALQLRAALRAEEPRAVDQLLRRGADPNLVLEDGAAAVHLAARARRPRPLRCLTALLRAGGDPNARSAEALTPLHVAAAWGCRRGLELLLRRGADPELQDQDGLRALDLAEQQGHEACVRVLQGLAPPVRTWTPLVTAPETQQPDPDAPLSRTTSFAPQPDSAQGMGPASSRALDSPGQRGRDARGEAGPGSPNCCAHPPPVLEGSSEDASFVTAVEDPVPGASTPAGRGSLDAGPELEQVGVPEKELGVRLQALTLDTPSALRAPSPARASLGTESCLDGALTALWPAQTECEVGAGEPPGVPESDLELLRGLRALGATPGPVTPFTRPHYVRRLQEARIARGPDFSRHSPELAEALRTGQIPDAQADEDVLTSQFERPDLRRAWRGGVAKASFTYLLLDPRETQDLPSRAATLGPTGRLRTFVRAIFYVGKGSRARPDSHLWEALGHLGRPGRQPSPKVQRILDIWAAGRGVVSLHCFQHTVAAEAYTREACLVAALGLGALTNQKQGHCYGVAASWPLARRCRLGVYLLHRALHIFLAEGQRELRPGDVQERG